The following proteins come from a genomic window of Pelagicoccus albus:
- a CDS encoding flotillin-like FloA family protein, with product MSLFLKERFAMSIRGCPASKLIRLFKKSETHGMGVSLTQLEAHHLCGGDPFGLVDELIDAKRNGIELEWDRACAIDLATMNTDDSLSLAIEKAKSSIHDSFDMELSSTGKRSWILTITVSHKVNLHRYVGGADFPILKERIIQRIEEFYESKKETIASMFPTQDFKSYIFEKSPDVSTKLTITDIEIEIQN from the coding sequence ATGAGCCTATTCCTAAAGGAACGATTCGCGATGAGCATTCGAGGTTGTCCAGCTTCGAAGCTCATACGTCTTTTCAAGAAGTCCGAAACTCACGGAATGGGCGTGAGCCTGACCCAACTAGAAGCTCACCATCTATGTGGCGGAGACCCGTTCGGATTAGTTGACGAGCTTATTGATGCAAAAAGAAACGGGATTGAGCTCGAGTGGGATCGAGCGTGCGCGATCGATCTAGCGACGATGAACACCGATGACAGTCTTTCACTAGCGATAGAAAAAGCAAAGTCGAGTATCCACGATAGTTTCGATATGGAGCTATCTTCTACAGGGAAGAGATCATGGATATTGACGATCACGGTCTCACACAAAGTTAACCTTCATCGTTACGTAGGCGGAGCCGACTTCCCGATCTTGAAGGAAAGAATTATTCAAAGAATTGAAGAGTTCTACGAATCAAAGAAAGAGACGATAGCATCGATGTTCCCGACCCAAGATTTCAAGTCTTACATTTTTGAGAAATCTCCGGATGTAAGCACCAAACTCACCATCACTGACATTGAAATTGAGATACAAAACTAG